From the genome of Sulfurospirillum tamanense, one region includes:
- a CDS encoding type II toxin-antitoxin system HipA family toxin, whose product MKLKREYIDILKLFADKKTNLSLSEIMSNLKYKIEPRTLQRHIKELITLRRVVSYGSASSTTYRLRSPEEIMDFFAYVYKNKRYAGVVGFSASLEKFIFSYDINYLFSEPIEIIPTLDTPFALIESTELFPVFEELLPEGIDRQALEYQEKTSSVIALLLALEQNVGDLSFSKEKSVLTPNSDVGIFYHTHKKEILGKHDFPNVLALDIKINKEKLFIKDIAKATQPSVQFGLSGQQHKMHVIMDEAHGVLREPQKSEPTYYFIKPYNKEYTDPQAQKYIPYLSVNEHLHMSFAKNELGFDVPWSAIIKDGEDWHYIIKRFDKYQNSVFAKTNVSSLMGLNSETKYDTSTEKMAQRVAKELLDKKERLIFLHYLFYSLLIVHEDMHTKNLSIMHTKNRSFMSPLYDVATTALYDSCYGHESHLTINGKQQNIRPNDFKVICQKLDVSFSDFLRLARETALIYVDKMPHYIERLKTLGSMPFFTRKPISSYSKDKRALKEEMEFSDILEKKFFERAEKLKEFGWLVA is encoded by the coding sequence ATGAAGCTGAAAAGAGAATATATCGATATTTTAAAACTATTTGCTGACAAGAAAACCAATCTATCCTTAAGTGAAATAATGAGCAATTTAAAATACAAAATTGAGCCAAGGACTTTGCAAAGGCACATCAAAGAGTTAATCACTTTAAGAAGAGTTGTCTCTTATGGCAGTGCTTCAAGTACGACCTATCGACTTCGCTCCCCTGAAGAAATCATGGATTTTTTTGCCTATGTGTATAAGAACAAAAGATATGCTGGCGTCGTTGGGTTTTCAGCATCTTTGGAAAAGTTTATATTTTCCTACGATATAAATTATCTTTTTTCTGAACCCATCGAAATCATTCCAACATTAGACACTCCTTTTGCACTCATTGAATCGACAGAGTTATTTCCCGTATTTGAAGAGTTGTTGCCTGAAGGAATAGACAGGCAAGCATTGGAATACCAAGAAAAAACATCTTCGGTGATTGCATTATTGTTGGCACTTGAACAAAATGTGGGAGATTTGTCTTTTTCAAAAGAGAAGAGTGTTTTAACGCCCAATAGTGATGTCGGTATTTTTTACCATACGCACAAAAAAGAGATTTTGGGCAAGCATGACTTTCCCAATGTGCTAGCGCTGGATATTAAAATCAATAAGGAAAAATTGTTTATCAAAGATATAGCCAAAGCAACGCAACCTTCTGTTCAATTTGGCTTATCGGGGCAACAACATAAAATGCATGTTATTATGGATGAGGCTCATGGGGTCTTGCGCGAACCACAAAAAAGTGAGCCAACATACTATTTTATCAAGCCATACAACAAAGAGTATACTGACCCACAAGCACAAAAATATATTCCCTATTTGTCGGTGAACGAACACCTCCATATGAGTTTTGCTAAAAACGAATTGGGCTTTGATGTGCCATGGTCTGCTATCATCAAAGATGGGGAAGATTGGCATTACATCATCAAGCGATTTGACAAGTACCAAAACAGTGTTTTTGCCAAAACCAATGTTTCTTCTTTGATGGGACTCAATAGCGAAACAAAATACGATACTTCAACCGAAAAAATGGCGCAAAGGGTTGCCAAAGAGCTTTTAGATAAAAAAGAGCGGTTGATTTTTTTACACTATCTTTTCTATTCACTTTTAATCGTCCATGAAGATATGCACACCAAAAATTTAAGCATCATGCACACAAAAAATCGCTCGTTTATGTCGCCACTTTACGATGTTGCAACAACAGCTCTTTATGATTCATGTTATGGTCATGAATCACACTTAACGATCAATGGCAAACAACAAAACATCAGACCCAATGATTTTAAAGTTATTTGTCAAAAGTTAGATGTCTCTTTTTCAGATTTTTTAAGACTTGCTAGAGAAACGGCTTTGATATACGTCGATAAAATGCCGCACTACATAGAACGCCTCAAAACGCTAGGCTCAATGCCTTTTTTTACGCGCAAGCCCATAAGCTCTTATTCTAAAGATAAAAGAGCCTTAAAAGAGGAGATGGAATTTTCAGATATTTTGGAAAAGAAGTTTTTTGAACGCGCAGAGAAATTAAAAGAGTTTGGTTGGTTGGTCGCTTAA
- a CDS encoding Fic family protein has translation MASNSVHQKIYKTTGEQQKMKNLNALSLKQREELFRQLRISITHHSNAMEGTTLSYGETKELLELGRTAGHKPLGEQLVILGFAKAYDVIVREASNKESVIDSSFIKDIHAIMFEDALKVAPEYVSKPIGAYRLDERHIKGVEVKLSLPHRISNDVENLLYRFSSNKMDLLDIAEFHILFERIHPFADGNGRVGRLLMAHQAIQNNIVPPLIENEHRGDYLKAINNKDDLCTFLDESITKSLALIDI, from the coding sequence TTGGCAAGCAATAGTGTCCATCAAAAGATATACAAAACGACAGGAGAGCAACAAAAAATGAAAAATTTAAATGCACTATCCTTAAAACAAAGAGAAGAACTTTTTAGGCAACTTCGCATCTCCATCACCCACCACTCAAACGCCATGGAAGGGACTACATTATCATACGGCGAGACGAAAGAATTACTTGAACTTGGACGCACTGCAGGACACAAGCCACTGGGCGAACAGCTTGTGATACTGGGGTTTGCAAAAGCATATGACGTCATAGTTCGCGAAGCTTCAAACAAGGAAAGTGTTATCGATAGCAGTTTTATTAAAGATATTCACGCCATCATGTTTGAGGACGCATTAAAAGTAGCACCTGAGTATGTATCTAAACCCATTGGGGCCTATAGACTGGATGAAAGGCATATAAAAGGGGTAGAGGTAAAACTCTCTTTACCCCATAGGATTTCAAACGATGTTGAAAATCTACTCTATCGATTTTCTAGCAATAAAATGGACTTGCTAGATATAGCAGAATTTCATATTCTCTTTGAAAGAATCCATCCCTTTGCCGATGGCAACGGAAGAGTGGGAAGACTCCTAATGGCGCATCAAGCCATACAAAATAATATCGTCCCACCACTCATTGAAAATGAACACAGGGGTGATTATCTAAAAGCTATAAACAATAAAGACGACTTGTGTACATTTTTGGATGAGAGTATCACTAAAAGTTTAGCGTTGATAGACATTTAG
- a CDS encoding type II toxin-antitoxin system RelE/ParE family toxin: MNLTIIPTPNFIKSVKKLAKKYKRIAQDLQALQHELTQETYTAVELGSHCFKIRLANASIPTGKSGGFRVVFFKKIAEKIYLLEIYSKIELENISDEKIVKILRENGL; encoded by the coding sequence ATGAACTTAACCATAATCCCAACGCCTAATTTCATCAAGTCCGTCAAGAAACTTGCCAAAAAGTACAAACGCATAGCCCAAGACCTCCAAGCACTACAGCATGAACTCACCCAAGAAACCTACACGGCAGTCGAATTGGGGAGTCATTGCTTCAAAATACGGCTTGCAAACGCCTCCATCCCCACAGGAAAAAGCGGCGGATTTAGGGTGGTTTTTTTCAAAAAAATAGCCGAAAAAATCTATCTTTTGGAGATATATTCCAAAATAGAGCTAGAGAATATCAGTGATGAAAAAATAGTGAAGATACTAAGAGAAAACGGGCTGTAG
- a CDS encoding ribbon-helix-helix domain-containing protein, protein MHSLKQLEKQQVGLRLPAYLVEEMDEFTKQFALNRTDIITEAIKSYLVAQKEKMFYEGFDSACKEVVQMQKGELKEGTLGELIDELNHNPNA, encoded by the coding sequence GTGCACAGTTTAAAACAGCTAGAAAAGCAACAAGTGGGACTAAGGTTGCCGGCGTATCTTGTGGAGGAGATGGATGAATTTACCAAGCAATTTGCGCTCAACAGGACAGATATCATCACCGAAGCGATCAAGTCCTACCTAGTCGCACAAAAAGAAAAGATGTTTTACGAGGGCTTTGACAGTGCGTGCAAGGAAGTGGTGCAGATGCAAAAAGGCGAACTCAAAGAGGGCACACTAGGCGAGCTAATCGATGAACTTAACCATAATCCCAACGCCTAA
- a CDS encoding AsmA family protein → MRKILIGLAAFLAVIVVGLVVAVMVVDLNEYKQPLEASIKDASGYDTRIEGDITLSLTPVGVSVGKIHLSQEGNAMSVGEFAIALEVLPLLSKEIKVSYLTLKDVDVNIQKDENSKPSAQAPSAPKDPTAQGQTPPVEVARVNVENANISYVDTQTSTRATVENLNMTLTAITYDSTKKGAGALSLDAKGSIKKASYEAYSLHNIDVAGSLKEGFVNISQMDYTLFDSRAKGSATVDLNLAAPKVSLKEHVPQLKLANFSKEILGNDLLEGVLDMQMDLDFIAGTQKQVRQSLKGTVVFEGKSMGIKGYDVDKILSGYEGTQNVGLMDVGSFLVAGPLGFMLSSSAKGAKAYEGMKGGTTAINHLHVKVPLGKGIATLEDVAMSTGKNLVATKGEIDMVNERFLGVSFGILEKNGCAKYEQEIEGALSKPSIKVTQTTLNTVVNMASSLFGKVTDVARVPKNKGACQPFYEGKVVHPL, encoded by the coding sequence ATGCGTAAAATTCTCATAGGTCTAGCCGCCTTTTTGGCTGTCATTGTTGTGGGGCTTGTGGTTGCTGTGATGGTGGTGGATTTGAACGAGTACAAGCAACCCCTTGAAGCTAGCATTAAAGATGCTTCTGGCTACGACACGCGCATTGAAGGGGACATCACGCTCTCTTTGACGCCTGTTGGGGTGAGCGTGGGGAAGATTCACCTTAGTCAAGAGGGCAATGCCATGAGTGTTGGGGAGTTTGCCATCGCGCTAGAAGTGCTGCCGCTTTTGTCTAAAGAGATCAAGGTCAGCTACCTCACCCTAAAAGACGTGGATGTCAACATCCAAAAAGACGAAAATAGCAAACCTAGTGCCCAAGCACCAAGCGCACCCAAAGACCCAACCGCCCAAGGCCAAACACCCCCTGTGGAGGTTGCACGGGTGAATGTGGAAAATGCCAACATCTCCTATGTGGATACCCAAACGTCCACTAGGGCAACGGTGGAAAATTTGAACATGACCCTCACGGCTATCACATACGATAGCACCAAAAAAGGCGCAGGGGCATTAAGTTTGGACGCCAAGGGAAGCATCAAGAAGGCAAGCTATGAGGCATACAGCCTTCACAACATTGACGTGGCGGGAAGCCTAAAAGAGGGCTTTGTGAACATCTCGCAAATGGACTATACACTTTTTGATTCTAGGGCTAAAGGAAGCGCAACAGTAGACCTGAACTTGGCCGCGCCAAAAGTGAGCCTAAAAGAGCATGTTCCCCAACTAAAATTGGCCAATTTTTCCAAAGAAATTTTGGGAAATGACCTCTTAGAGGGCGTGCTAGACATGCAGATGGATCTTGATTTTATCGCAGGAACCCAAAAACAGGTACGCCAAAGCCTGAAAGGAACGGTGGTGTTTGAGGGAAAAAGCATGGGCATCAAGGGGTATGATGTGGACAAAATTCTCTCAGGCTACGAGGGTACGCAAAACGTCGGACTCATGGATGTAGGCTCTTTTTTGGTGGCGGGGCCGTTGGGGTTTATGCTTTCAAGTTCCGCAAAAGGGGCTAAAGCGTACGAGGGCATGAAGGGCGGCACAACGGCCATCAACCATTTGCATGTAAAGGTTCCTTTGGGAAAAGGCATCGCAACCCTCGAAGATGTGGCGATGTCCACGGGCAAAAACCTCGTGGCCACCAAAGGGGAGATTGACATGGTCAACGAGCGCTTTTTGGGGGTGAGCTTTGGGATTTTGGAAAAAAACGGCTGCGCCAAATACGAACAAGAAATCGAAGGCGCGCTTTCTAAACCAAGCATCAAAGTAACCCAAACCACGCTCAACACAGTAGTAAACATGGCCTCATCGCTTTTTGGAAAAGTAACAGACGTGGCGAGGGTACCAAAAAACAAAGGAGCTTGCCAACCTTTTTACGAGGGCAAGGTAGTGCATCCTTTGTAG
- a CDS encoding outer membrane lipoprotein-sorting protein yields MKKTLFTALLVAVAAFGEPSILEKIDAKMAPSSTETYRKLVNIEPDGSKKEFLLYQLKKDKDKMLSLFLQPDSEKGRSTLRLGENMWLYLPDVGKPIRITSMQSVTGGVFNNSDIMQVDYAVEYDVINQREEAGEIVLDLQAKNDTIAYDKLIMHVDPATLTPTKIICYTSTGMLIKTLYFKDIKEFGGGIVRPAVIETDSPLYKGYKSILVIGKMDPKVLADEVFTIENMGKVQELR; encoded by the coding sequence ATGAAAAAAACCTTATTCACGGCACTGTTGGTCGCGGTCGCGGCCTTTGGTGAGCCAAGCATTTTGGAAAAAATCGACGCTAAAATGGCGCCAAGTTCCACTGAAACCTACCGAAAACTTGTCAACATTGAACCCGATGGGTCTAAAAAAGAGTTTTTACTTTACCAACTCAAAAAAGACAAAGACAAAATGCTTTCTCTTTTTTTACAGCCCGATAGCGAAAAAGGGCGCAGTACCTTGCGCCTTGGGGAAAACATGTGGCTGTATTTGCCCGATGTGGGTAAGCCCATCCGCATCACGTCCATGCAAAGCGTCACGGGCGGTGTGTTTAACAACAGCGACATCATGCAAGTGGATTACGCGGTGGAGTACGACGTGATAAATCAACGCGAAGAAGCGGGGGAGATTGTCCTTGACCTTCAGGCCAAAAACGACACCATCGCCTACGATAAACTCATCATGCACGTAGACCCAGCAACCCTGACGCCCACGAAAATCATCTGCTACACGTCTACGGGGATGCTCATTAAAACCCTCTATTTTAAAGACATCAAAGAATTTGGTGGTGGCATCGTGCGACCTGCGGTGATTGAAACAGACTCGCCTTTGTACAAAGGGTATAAGTCCATCTTGGTCATCGGAAAAATGGACCCAAAGGTGTTGGCAGATGAGGTGTTTACCATTGAAAATATGGGCAAAGTGCAGGAGCTTCGCTAG
- a CDS encoding ABC transporter permease yields the protein MNNILKISFRNLKRNSRRTLLTASLITLGVVFVLLYTALSGSFKGYMIGQITDSNMGHIQIHKKGYVASVDTLPLDKNLNQTAIDFIEKELKDNPYVESYAFKIKFGAMFSNFESTTNIRLNAIIPEQEFKTLPALEQRITGLKGELSGGEVLVPELLANGMKTKIGDTIVLVANNKAGSVNGINVKVGGIVGQISGPGGKDGYITLEDAKKVLRMGEMMEVSEIVIRLKDLSTLEKAKVSLAPILEKQNKEGKPSFEVHTWEQLSPFYNIIRMLDVMNLSMKIILISIVLISILNVMVMSVYERVREIGTIAAMGTRPSTIVKLFLAEGLMLGIFGAIVGGVVSFGLVAVLNVVKITYSFGRESGLVLSPSLGMSEAVSVGIIVIFISLVASISPALKASRLDPVEALRTF from the coding sequence ATGAACAATATCCTCAAAATCTCGTTTAGAAACCTCAAAAGAAACAGTAGAAGAACCCTTTTAACCGCGTCACTCATCACCCTTGGTGTGGTGTTTGTGCTTTTGTACACGGCACTTTCTGGGAGCTTTAAGGGCTACATGATAGGGCAGATTACAGATTCTAACATGGGGCATATTCAGATTCACAAAAAAGGCTACGTGGCATCGGTGGATACTTTGCCGCTAGATAAGAACCTCAATCAAACGGCCATTGATTTCATCGAAAAAGAACTCAAAGACAATCCCTATGTCGAGAGTTACGCGTTTAAAATCAAGTTTGGTGCCATGTTTTCCAACTTTGAAAGCACCACCAACATCAGGCTTAACGCTATCATCCCCGAACAAGAGTTTAAAACACTTCCTGCATTAGAGCAAAGAATTACAGGCCTTAAGGGCGAACTTAGTGGCGGTGAGGTGCTTGTTCCTGAGCTTCTTGCCAATGGCATGAAAACAAAAATCGGCGATACTATCGTGCTTGTGGCGAACAACAAAGCAGGTTCGGTGAATGGCATCAACGTCAAAGTCGGCGGCATTGTAGGCCAAATCTCAGGGCCTGGGGGAAAAGACGGCTACATCACCCTTGAAGATGCCAAAAAAGTTCTGCGCATGGGTGAAATGATGGAAGTAAGCGAGATTGTGATTCGACTCAAAGACTTAAGCACCCTTGAAAAAGCCAAAGTCTCTTTAGCGCCAATTCTTGAAAAACAAAACAAAGAGGGCAAGCCTTCTTTTGAAGTGCACACCTGGGAACAGTTGAGCCCTTTTTATAACATCATTCGGATGCTTGATGTGATGAATTTATCCATGAAAATTATCTTGATTTCCATCGTTCTTATTTCCATCCTTAATGTGATGGTAATGAGTGTGTATGAGCGGGTTAGGGAGATTGGGACTATCGCTGCCATGGGGACGCGGCCTTCTACGATTGTGAAGCTGTTTTTGGCAGAAGGATTGATGCTAGGGATTTTTGGGGCTATCGTGGGCGGCGTGGTCTCTTTTGGCCTTGTTGCGGTGCTCAATGTGGTCAAGATTACCTACAGCTTTGGCAGGGAGAGCGGGTTGGTGTTAAGCCCTAGTCTTGGCATGAGTGAGGCGGTGAGTGTGGGGATTATCGTCATCTTCATTTCCCTTGTGGCGTCGATTTCTCCCGCACTCAAAGCTTCACGGCTAGACCCCGTCGAAGCACTACGAACATTTTAA
- a CDS encoding ABC transporter ATP-binding protein: MVEAKNLQKVYKVGELEQEVIKDFSLCIGQGEFISLVGPSGSGKSTVLNMLGCLDTPTKGKISIGDTEVTGLSRSKRADFRGANIGFIFQSFNLIPVLSVYENVEYPLIMILNLPQEERKERVMKLLRAVGMEEHKDKTPDKISGGQMQRVAIARALVTNPKIVFADEPTANLDTKTAHKIIELMKAIQKEFRTTFVFATHDEKIVSNVDRIITLVDGLIVSDERIEK; the protein is encoded by the coding sequence ATGGTTGAGGCAAAAAACCTTCAAAAAGTGTATAAAGTAGGAGAGTTGGAACAAGAGGTCATCAAAGATTTTTCACTCTGCATTGGGCAGGGGGAGTTTATCTCCTTAGTGGGGCCAAGCGGGAGTGGTAAAAGCACGGTACTTAACATGTTAGGCTGTCTTGACACGCCCACCAAAGGGAAAATTTCCATCGGCGACACCGAGGTTACTGGGCTTAGTAGAAGCAAAAGGGCGGATTTTAGAGGCGCAAACATTGGGTTTATTTTTCAAAGTTTCAATCTTATCCCTGTGTTAAGCGTGTACGAAAACGTAGAATACCCCCTCATTATGATTTTAAACCTTCCCCAAGAGGAGCGAAAAGAGCGGGTCATGAAACTCCTTCGCGCGGTGGGCATGGAAGAGCACAAAGACAAAACGCCCGATAAAATCTCGGGTGGTCAAATGCAACGGGTTGCCATCGCAAGGGCTTTGGTAACCAATCCTAAAATCGTCTTTGCCGACGAGCCTACGGCAAACTTAGATACCAAAACAGCCCATAAAATCATCGAGCTCATGAAAGCGATTCAAAAAGAGTTCCGCACGACCTTTGTGTTTGCAACGCACGATGAAAAGATTGTTTCCAATGTAGACAGGATTATCACACTTGTGGATGGTTTGATTGTGTCAGATGAAAGGATTGAAAAATGA
- a CDS encoding diguanylate cyclase, with protein sequence MTLQLSWFNQFQFAGYHMAKEKGFYKDAGLDVEIVPFVFGLDIPSSVEQGLVDFAVGRESLIIERARDRKIVALYALFQVSPFVFLTTEASGIRSVEDFKHKRIMATKDDTEEASLQALFHSHHISTTDYTSLAHTHDILSLVEGHTDVISAYLSKTPFELERMGISYRVFYPKDYGFDMYSDFLYTSEALIERDIVTVNAFKDASLKGWEYTYANIEEAAKYIFDHDNTQNLSLDALLYEGKVLKELSYYQNKTLGHIDKNKLQRMYDLYNVMGRIPNQVAISDFVLHHFGLLTPEEKSYLKEKGHITVCADPAWIPYERIQEGELIGVSAQYLDLIESLIGTSFKLLPTHSWEMSLAYAKNRHCDILTLAAHTPERTAYLDFTSPYFTTPFVITTANSTPFVTDFADVAQNPIGVVADYAVGDILKAKYPEVNLIKVESIAEGLKLVAKGELFGFVDSLVTVNYVLQQEYMGMLKIAGKVDGQYALGFGTRNDEPLLHAILEKALHTIDNKTKQSISAQWSNIEYKKGFDYRLFWKIFLAFGFVFALVVIRYRIVHSYNTEITKNLNIIDKYVIFYRINTRGIITHVSSALCEMCGYTKAELLGKPQEFFHHPDMDLENFKTAWHHLLDGKSWQGEFHNRHKDGSDYWVDAHISPIFDKYGTIDGYNVFQYNITDKKHIETLSNTDALTQIPNRLYLDTCYNEKLKRARRYKEIFSIIMIDVDYFKAVNDTFGHSAGDQVLIEVANFLHASVRESDILGRWGGEEFVIICPNTNKHEAAILAEKIRKTVQISPFKKGTIRLTCSIGVSDFEPNDNAIDTLDRADKALYQAKNDGRNQVVISA encoded by the coding sequence GTGACTTTGCAACTTTCATGGTTTAATCAGTTTCAGTTTGCAGGCTACCACATGGCAAAAGAAAAAGGATTCTACAAAGACGCGGGTCTGGATGTTGAGATTGTCCCTTTTGTCTTTGGACTAGACATTCCCAGTAGTGTTGAGCAAGGCTTGGTGGATTTTGCAGTGGGGCGTGAATCCCTCATTATCGAGCGCGCGCGGGATCGGAAAATCGTCGCCTTGTACGCGTTGTTTCAAGTGAGTCCTTTTGTCTTTCTTACCACCGAAGCTTCAGGCATTCGCTCAGTAGAAGATTTTAAACACAAGCGCATCATGGCCACCAAAGATGACACCGAAGAGGCTTCTTTACAGGCTTTGTTCCACTCTCATCACATTAGCACCACCGATTACACATCTCTTGCCCACACACACGACATTCTCTCTTTAGTCGAAGGCCATACCGATGTCATCTCTGCATACCTTTCTAAAACCCCTTTTGAGCTAGAGCGCATGGGAATTTCTTACCGCGTGTTTTACCCTAAAGATTATGGCTTTGATATGTACAGCGATTTTCTCTACACCAGTGAGGCATTAATTGAACGTGATATTGTTACAGTAAATGCCTTTAAAGATGCCTCCTTAAAGGGGTGGGAATACACATATGCCAACATAGAAGAAGCGGCAAAATATATTTTTGATCATGACAACACGCAAAATCTCTCTTTAGATGCGCTCCTTTATGAGGGAAAAGTGCTCAAAGAGCTCTCCTACTATCAAAACAAAACCTTGGGACACATCGACAAAAACAAACTCCAGCGCATGTACGATTTGTACAATGTCATGGGGCGCATTCCAAACCAAGTCGCCATTAGTGATTTCGTTTTGCACCATTTTGGACTGCTTACCCCTGAGGAAAAATCTTATCTTAAAGAAAAAGGACACATCACCGTATGTGCCGACCCTGCATGGATTCCCTACGAGCGCATTCAAGAGGGCGAATTGATTGGGGTAAGTGCGCAGTATTTAGACCTCATTGAGTCTCTCATTGGCACCTCTTTCAAGCTACTTCCCACCCACAGCTGGGAAATGTCCCTTGCTTATGCCAAGAACCGCCATTGTGACATTCTCACCCTCGCTGCACACACACCAGAACGCACGGCTTATCTTGATTTTACAAGTCCCTATTTCACCACACCTTTTGTAATCACCACTGCCAATAGCACGCCTTTTGTTACTGATTTTGCAGATGTGGCCCAAAACCCCATTGGCGTGGTAGCAGATTATGCTGTAGGCGATATTTTAAAAGCCAAATACCCAGAAGTGAACCTCATTAAGGTCGAAAGCATTGCCGAGGGCTTAAAATTGGTCGCCAAGGGAGAACTGTTTGGGTTTGTTGATAGCCTTGTGACGGTAAATTATGTTCTCCAGCAAGAGTACATGGGCATGCTAAAAATCGCAGGGAAAGTGGACGGACAATACGCCCTTGGTTTTGGAACACGAAACGATGAGCCTCTTTTGCATGCTATTTTAGAGAAAGCCTTGCACACCATCGACAATAAAACCAAACAAAGCATCAGTGCCCAATGGTCAAACATAGAATACAAAAAAGGATTTGACTACCGCCTGTTTTGGAAGATTTTCTTGGCCTTTGGATTTGTTTTTGCTCTTGTGGTGATACGGTATCGCATCGTGCACTCTTACAACACAGAAATCACCAAAAACTTAAATATTATCGACAAGTACGTTATCTTTTACCGCATTAACACGCGTGGCATCATCACCCATGTCAGTAGCGCACTGTGTGAAATGTGCGGCTACACCAAAGCTGAACTTCTTGGCAAACCCCAAGAGTTTTTTCACCATCCCGACATGGATTTAGAAAATTTTAAAACCGCTTGGCATCACCTTCTTGATGGAAAAAGTTGGCAGGGTGAATTTCACAACAGACACAAAGATGGTTCTGATTATTGGGTGGATGCGCATATTTCGCCTATTTTTGACAAATACGGAACCATAGATGGGTACAATGTTTTTCAATACAATATCACCGACAAAAAACACATCGAAACACTCTCTAACACCGATGCCCTCACACAGATCCCAAACCGTCTCTACCTTGACACGTGCTACAACGAAAAGCTCAAACGTGCCAGGCGCTACAAAGAGATTTTTTCCATCATCATGATTGATGTGGATTATTTCAAAGCAGTTAACGATACATTTGGGCACAGTGCGGGCGACCAAGTCTTGATAGAAGTGGCTAACTTTTTACACGCATCCGTAAGAGAGAGCGACATTTTGGGTCGCTGGGGTGGTGAAGAATTTGTCATCATTTGCCCCAACACCAACAAGCACGAGGCTGCCATCCTTGCAGAAAAAATACGAAAGACCGTTCAAATTTCCCCTTTCAAAAAAGGTACTATTCGCCTTACATGTAGCATTGGCGTTTCAGATTTTGAACCCAATGATAATGCTATCGACACCCTCGACCGTGCTGACAAGGCTTTATACCAAGCCAAAAATGACGGGAGAAACCAAGTAGTTATAAGTGCTTGA
- a CDS encoding flavodoxin family protein, with the protein MASFDVCIINGSYRAGGVGDQIAQLAAEYFASEGVRTKTIVLRDIPLAFCTNCRACMLSVQSLGCVIEDDFHVIMKDLEEASAYVFISPTNMGDVTALFKRLLERMAVFGYWPWGARAPKYRNTTMRKRAVLFSSCAAPAFFGKMLYWTFGSLRKCAKLLGARVVGKKMIGSCALTPTYTLTPKQCDEIKHLLKHL; encoded by the coding sequence ATGGCCTCTTTTGATGTGTGTATCATCAATGGTTCCTACCGCGCAGGAGGCGTGGGCGACCAGATAGCACAGCTTGCCGCGGAGTATTTTGCTTCTGAGGGAGTACGCACAAAAACCATAGTGCTTCGTGATATTCCTTTGGCATTTTGCACCAACTGCCGTGCGTGTATGCTCTCGGTCCAGTCTCTTGGTTGTGTGATTGAAGATGACTTTCATGTTATTATGAAAGATTTAGAAGAGGCAAGTGCGTATGTGTTTATTAGCCCTACCAACATGGGGGATGTTACAGCATTGTTTAAGCGCCTCTTGGAGCGCATGGCGGTGTTTGGCTACTGGCCATGGGGTGCACGTGCGCCAAAATACCGCAACACCACTATGAGAAAACGCGCTGTACTTTTTAGTTCGTGCGCGGCTCCTGCGTTCTTTGGAAAAATGCTGTATTGGACTTTTGGTTCTTTGCGAAAATGCGCAAAATTATTAGGCGCGCGCGTGGTGGGAAAAAAAATGATAGGCTCTTGTGCGTTAACGCCAACATACACATTGACACCAAAGCAGTGTGATGAGATTAAGCACCTGCTCAAGCACTTATAA